The DNA sequence agaaaatgcacaaaattacgtattttcaaaataaaagctattaattttgcgcggtaactgacacgtaacgtcatgtcgtcagtgacgtcattttaaggcaatatTGTTTTGAAGCGTGTCTGcgataatttattcattatttctgcattattaaacgaTAAAGCATCTGATCGGAGActggttcatgatttgttttcagaagaatggatatcaAACAcgtttagtttgtcgtaaacgtcatcGTAAATCGTCccattagcttccggttggacatgcgcacatacaaatattaaggtaacctacctccttaagtaaatCATGGGCGTCGGAGGGAGTTTaacattggggggggggggggggcaaaccttttTGACCGGCAGGGAGTGGGGGTGCGGCAAGGTATCCCcggtgcattattcatgacaaagtctcaaagccttgtacaggggccaAATGAGCCGtaggccccctcaagcctctatgttttagcaatcatggAGTTTTTCTGAtaatacacatacgactaggcactgaattgtcttaatcagtcatatcatgtattgttctaattaagtatgccatttttttttaattcttccgttgaagccctggacatacaatcaattagcgctgcatttgtctaattgtgatataaagttgtggaaatatcatttcccttgaatggacaatgaaaaacaaaaaatacataacgtttacatgcgtaaacaggcttaatagttacatAGATTTTGCAGATGCTCAAACcagaactgtagtgattgcgctcaacgatatattatttttataaaatgtaatcaaacaatccttggcgtggcgcgtacagatttcagtactcacactatggaaagagacaagtcagaatacaagggaaggccaaatgcaaatcaggctaaaaagaattatatgatgctaagtaaatgttatattagactgcaagttttatctcttttccaaaatattgggggtcattcatgcatggattttaaaacaactacgcatgaatgtgtgacacagtaagacgacgtgtcgcgcgcaagacccagttccgtaggtcaaaggtcctaaactctaacatcggccataactatatattcattcaaagtgccatcggggggatgtgtcatcctatggagacagctcttatTTGAAATGCTTTCATATGTacgggtacagaatccaggaacacaggttagattaactgcccgccgttacataactgaaatactgttgaaaaacggcgtttaaaccaaaacaaacaaaaataaactttgataatgtggcagttgacctcaatacaaacgacactgtttatttttcaatacagGTAACTACTAATAACTGCAATATAGCCCAAAGATAATTTTATGACAGGTTATCTTTAACAGCCCTGGATTTATTGGACTCGGCTGTCACATTATCAGTGTTTATTAGTACCTTtagtattttctaaaataatgcatttaacattttaatacaaCAAATCAGCTACAACAAGATCCTGAAATACAACACTGGTTAATGACATACTAAGAGCTTTGCCATTACCTATGCATCCAAtggtaaaatatgtttatgtgaCATGAATTACGTTTACACTTGCAATAAAACCCTTCGTAACAAGAAATAGTGTGCATTTTGCATGCTTcagtaatcttttttttttttaaactttgcatcATAAACGCATTTCTTGATGAAATGTTGTGTCTTGCTCAGTTTATATAACTCTTAAATGAAGTTGTATCAGGTACTACACTACAGGAATTCGCATGCGGTTTGAAGCCTGAtacagttttaataaaatatgtagtCATCATGATGTGACAACTATTATCAGACCGATCCAGGATTTTGGTTAAGGAGTCTCAAAGTTTCTAGTGGATCCCAGGAATTTCCCTTTGGAAAATTTGGCAAGCATGCCTAAAATACTAGATCTAGTAGTGCAGTATATTTGACGCAGTTTTAgcatgaagttttgaaaaaaatttctaaattgtcaaaaacaaaatatgaccAAGCGGATAGCTTTTATTTGACTGCAGTCCAGTCCTAACACATCTACAATAACAAATAGTGCTGAAATAAAGTATTGCGAGTAAATCAAGCTGACAATCTTTATTACAATAATTGATATTCCAATATAAGGATGTTAAAAATGAATGCTCGCCGAAATATAGGTCCCCGCAATTGCATCTGCACAACCTGAGGTCCTCCATCATTAACCATCACAGTGACTTGAAATCTATGGAatccttgaaaaaaatatgagccgtgccatgggaaaaccaacatagtgggtgtgcgaccagcatggatccagaccagcctgcgcatccgcgcagtctggtcaggatccatactgttcgctaacagtttctccaattccaataggctttaaaagcgaacagcatggagcctgaccagactgcgcggatgcgcaggctggtctggatccatgctggtcgcacacccactatgttggttttcccatggcacggctcatatggtctTTCGTATAACTTCAAAATGTGTTCTCTTCTGTTTTTATTAATCGTGACTGGTTTTcgacgtttttttttattttgaccatacttaataaaatctgtaaaaagattaaGACTTGCAGGAACTGTTCAGTTGGATAAAATATGTGTGTAAATAtgtcaaagaaaaaatatgttttgtccTTTTCAGCTGAAGATATTTATATTTCCATCTCTTAGCTATAATACTTCTATAATCATGAATTTATTATGTTCAAATATATTACTTTTTCACCTTGTCTTTTCAATACCAGTAATAACTTACCTCTTGTAACAATGTGCTACGGAATTATTTTAATGGCACAATAATGTGTGGAAAATTTAGAGAACATCGGTTGATGCTTTATGATTGTCTCGGGGAGACAAGTCCATTTTTAGATGTAAATTGATAACTGCTAAATGGAGTTGACAGTGTTATCTACATTGAAATTGTTATTATTTGCTTTGCTAAAAATGACAGAGAACTCAGTTATTTCGCAATGTGTATATTAATGACTAAAACACAAAATGTTGTCTGATGAAAACATACTAGGAAGTCCAAACAAATATTTCTCACGTACAAAGCATAAGATTTTACATATGTGTTCTTCTCTTTAAGTAAATCTTAAAGAGTACAGGCAAACATTTATTAATGCAAATTAATCttgaaaaaagtgttgttttttcattGACATTAACTAAATAATTCTGTTTGATTGTGGGTTTGCTGGGTATAACGTCACACCAAGTTTAAACATAGTtgttttctagcttttgatgatgaaggaacaccccatgtgcccctccgtgcattatttcactaGGAGCGGGCACCTTgatagaaacaccgaccttccgtaagccagctggatggcttcctcacatgaagagttcagCTCCTCAAATGAGGCTTgaacacacatcgatgaggggcaagtgattcaaagccagTGACCTTAACCGCTTGGCTACCACGGAGGTccaaaaaattctatatatagaTGTTCGAATGAGATTATTATGAATGGACATTACTTTTCggtaaaatgtatttgtttgccGCCAAGCtacatgtaaaacataatatataagaaatacGCATGTGtcaagggaaaaaaaaagaacGTAAAAAATGGGTTAAGCCGCAGTTTACGACAATTTTGTTACGGAATTCGTGGAAAAATAAACAATAGGTAATGTTCTTGAAGCGTGATACCATTGTATTAAGtgataaagatattttcttgtttaagcCGAATATAGAAGTTCAATACTACAAAGCCTTTTTGGTTTTTCTTCAGGAATTCCTATATAAATTTTACGTTATTCTTCATGGAAGAGGAAGCGACGTCCTCGCAAATAGTAGAAGTCATAGAATCATCAGCTACCACAGTAACAAACATGACTACACAACTTGCAGTCGTTGACAAGTTTGCTCTAGAGTTAGATACTGTAGAAGTCAAGATGGACCGGAAGTTGGAACCAGAAACTTTCAACAAGAAAAGTGTTAACACACCAACAACTACTACAAAGCTTTTTATTACAACCAATAGAAATCAAGGTGTGTATTTTACATATACTACAGAATAATAACATCTCTTCAATGCACCCAGACTACCCGATGTAGATTTAACATTACTTTTCATTATGAGTAATATACCAAAGTTGTAGAAAGAATTTTTTATTCATCATCTATAGCAGTATATTGATTTTGCGTTTAAGTTTAGTTTAGAAGTTTTATAGAAGTGTTAAAATTTAAGACATATGATTTGAACTGGTGAAAAAGGTTCTGTAtcatgaaactatttttttgttGATTTGCTGATAGAACTCAACATTTTCAGGCAATGTCGAGGAGGTGACAACGAAAAAGCCTACATTAAGAACGAGAACACCGATAATAAAACCAACTCCAAAAACATCTCCCCCAAAACCTTCAAGAAAGAAGAAACCACCTGCCGACCAACCTGGTAAACATCATTTTACCACAGCTAAATTTAGTAACATTTGTTTACTATacaattgagctgcaccatgagaaaaccaacatagtgcatttgcgaccagcatggatccagaccagcctgcgattccgcgcagtctggccacgatccatgctgtttgctttcaaagcctattgtaattagagaagccgtagactggtctggatccatgctggtcgcaaacgcactatgttggttttctcatgcgcggctcatatcattaaTTCAGGAACGTGATATATTTAACCATAAAGCATTCAACATTATAgatatgtatttgtttgtttttatgtaagatcgaaatatcgtGATCCGAATCAACAACAGATGCAATTTTTCACGTAGTCATCTAACACCAGATTCTATGAGTCGGTATGCTTTACAGGTATTGCATCAACAATTTCACATTACAAGCACTTGCATATGGAACACCGGAGCTGTCTTATGTTAGACGAATACGAGGTATCTTCTTAATTTAGAGTAGTATTTTCTCAAGATCCTGTTATCTATTGTTAATTACTGTGTTATCATGTTGACTTGCAATGCTATTCTTAAAGCAaatgctatcatgtccagtgaacatactatcttgtcagactgacgtactattttgttaaacgaccattcTATTTTTTATCATGTCCAGTGTATATATTATCTTTTCAGAGAGACTTGCTactttgttaaacgaccatcctatgCTGTCATTGCCAGTGTATATATTATCTTTTCAGAGTGACATATTATTTTACTAAACACCCATCCTATTGTCTTAAAgcaacatgctatcatgtccagtgaacatactatcttgtcagagtgacgcaCTCTTctgttaaacgaccatcctattttctcaaagtaacaagCTGGCATGTCCAGGGAACAtgctatcttgtcagagtgacgtagcATATTACTTTTGAGAAAATAGGGTGGTCGTTTAACAAAtggtacgtcactctgacaagatagtatgttcACTATACATGATAGTAAGTTACTTTGAGAAAAGAGATTGGTCGTTTAACAGAAtaatacgtcactctgacaagatagtgtACAACATGGTGTcatgatagcatgttactttgagaaaataggatggtcgtttaacaaaatagtacgtcactctgacaagatagcaTGTTCAATGGGCATGACAGCCTGATGCTATAAGAAAATAGGATGgttgtttaacaaaataatacgtCCCTCTGACAAAATAGTACATACGTTAGACATGATAGCGTTGCAAGTCAACGTGATAACACAGTAATTAACAAGACATCTTGAGAAGATactattttaaataaagaagATACCTCGTATTCGTCTAACATAAGACTGTTCCGGCGTTCCATACTTGCAGATGggtttaaaatgtcaaatataccACTGCTTCTTTCATAATTAACCAGTAATATCGATTTTTTCTATTCCGCGCTTGAAGGAAATAACAGACTAATTTCTTTATTGCTAAGTAAAtagtatatgttataaaataaatattcttgctAATTAACGAATGAAAGTCTTTACTTTTCTTCTCAACATATTTACATATTCTCTATAACCAATTGGATGAATATTCAACTTGAAACATAGTTTGGGGTCGAATCATTGGAATAAGTACTTGTTTAATGGCAATGTGTTCAATAAAAAGGATTAACACACAGAAAAGATTTGAGGAGAGACTCAAACACTGGCATTTTGTCTTTTTCCATGATTGTCTTTTTCCACACTTTTCCATATGCATCGCTGTATTTAGAAATGCTTCTATTTACAGTTTATTCTTGGGACCCTTGTGCGGAATATGATGGCATGTATTTTCCTCACCCAACAGAGTGTAATATGTTTATACAGTGTACAAACGGAGAAATCATTGAACAGAAATGTACAAATGGACTTCTCTACCATTGGAAACAACTGACATGCGTATCAAGGTAATCAGATGGGTATCAATGTAATTAAACGTGTATCAGATTAATTGCCAATCACGGTAATGACATGTGTATCTAGGTAGTCTCACATGTTTCAAGGTAATAACGTCTGTATCAAGATCTGTCATTGTAATGGCTTGTGTATCAAGACAGTCACAAGTGTACCTAGAAAATGACACGTCTTTTAAATTTGCCACATGCGTATCAAGTTAATCGCATGTTTATCAAGGTAATCGCATGCGTATCAAGGTAATAACATACGTATTAAGGTTATCACAAGCGTATCAATAAAACCAAATGTGTTTTAAGTTAATGACATGCGTATCAATGTAATCAGATGCGTATCAAGGTAGCCATATGCATATCATGGTATTCATACGCGTATCAAGGTAACAGCATGCGTGTCAATGTTACCAAACGCGTATCAAGGTAATCACATGTGTACCAAGGCAGATCTTAAGCTTgattgtttctgtttttagcaaaggtgagcctttgtgatcaccctgtgtcagtcgtccgtccgtcagtcgtccgtcgtcaacaatttgactgttaacactctagaggtcacatttttggcccaatcttaatgaaacttggtcagaatgttaccctcaataaagtcttagcAAGTTCgatagtgggtcatctggggtcaaaaactaggtcacgtcaaatcaaaggaaaagcttgttaacactctagaggtcacatttttggcccaatcttaatgaaacttggtcagaatgttacccttaatagaATCTTGggcgagttcgatattgggtcatctgggatcaaaaactaggtcaccaggtcaaatcaaaggggaagcttgttaacactctagagcacTCTTTGAACATTAGATGAGAACTGGTCATGTTAGAGAGACACTCATTTTTCGCAATTTCAAGTAGTTTGGGGTAATAACTCCAAAGACTTAGAGTATtcagctggttatcaaactcggccgagatattatgccgtTAATCATTGTGACCAGTTTTGGTCATATTAGACACGCCGATAATGTGTACATAatatttattatcccccgacgaaagtcggagggatatagttgtggtgttgtccgtccgtccttccggagccatatctaagaAATGGTtggtaatatttatataaaacttcacgTACGTGTTCatcactatgagttcttgcggcccgtcaagtttcagtcagattgccctattAACACCAGAgttagtgttaactatatagggtactataaatatggcaatttctgcatcataacttttgatatatttgacctagaactatgaaacttaaacacaATTTAGATCTACACataatttcgttcggatttatatgtaaattaagagttattgccctttaattgtataaaaatccacatatttgtacataacaaacttaccatttggtagaatttcattaaatttctttcattcttttccatgaacatttattgtaaacatgtgaagttgtgtacccacacctggtcacccccttaccttgatcaccccccccccccctcccccccccccccccccccccccgccccccccccaccccccacaaaaaaaaatcattccttcttttagattttttttcaaacaaacttcatatacatgttcaccactatgaggttgtggggcccatcaagtttcagtcagattgcccaagtgacacctgagttatggcccttagaagtttctagtgttaactatatagggtactatagatatggcaatttctgcatcataacttttgatatatttgaccttgaactttgaaacttgaacatAATTTAGaacactataatgtggttgtgcacacacaatttcatacGGATTTCTTtcgtaacttcagagttattgccctttaattgtctaaaaatccacatatttgtaaataacaatcttaccatttggcagaatttcattaaatttctttcattcttttctatgaacatttattataaacatgtgaagttgtgcacccacacctggtccaCCCACTTGCCCCCACCCCActtcacccattttttttttttcatttttaattttccatcaatattaatgtaattaacatgtgaaattttgtttccttacCCGTTCCCACGCAGCCCCACCACACcgcctaaaaaataaatatatacatatatctatatatatttccattccttttcttttttaaaaaaaatgttcaaaccttcaacatcttaagttgtgactgcacaaaccttgccctcagtcatgttcaagatatcttacttgattgtgttctcttaaggacatctgttcttttaagttcaaatgtacatgttaaacagcaacactggtgccaaaccactcaaagacaatatttcattccagttaaacttaaagctcacatttcaattaactgcatttaattttaaaagctaagcttattacagtaaacatatcccattcaaaataaattctttagtcagggacccgcccgcttagctcagtaggtaagagcgttggtctacggattgcaggatcgtgtgttcgatcctcgggcggggcgtatgttctccgtgactatttgataaacggcattgtgtctgaaatcataagtcctccacctttgattcatgtggggaagttggcagttacttgcggagaacaggtttgtactggtatagaatccaggaacaccggttaggttaactgcccaccgttacatgactgaaatactattgaaaaacggtgttaaacccaaaacaaatctttagtcaggatcaaagtatcacacatttattatgtactctttaattaaacatttgttttctgttaaactgattttgactaaagaatttatttgctttttattaacatccttaactttttgccggatatatttttttgccattccccaccacaaaccctttcggcgggggataccaattcatcgaatttgcatgtttatttatttatttgggttttaaggcgcaccaacacagtataggttatatggcgccaaacaggatgTATACAAAATATAATGCATACTGTAACAAAGACATTACATCATGAACATTGAACAGATTTGTTTCATCACAAAACATACTTATATAACGATATAGCACATTTACCTGTATTGCATCGATCATGGAGTGTCCGACCGCTTAGCTCAAGAGGGAGAGCGCAGGTCGCAAGTTCGAGCCCtgtgcggggcgtatgttctccgtgacgatttgatataagacattgtgtctgaaatcattcgtcctccacctctgattcatgcggggaaactggcagttatttgcggagaacaggtttgtactggtacagaatccaagaacactggttaggttaactgcctgccgttacataactgaaatactgaaaaacaaCGAACCAATTATCATTCATTCGTAGGCGTAGAAATGACATTTGAAAGTCGcaaatgtagagatggtacctaaaaaattcaaattcatctttacatatgATACATTTTTCAATAAACAAAATCTAACTAAAGACGAAGAAAAGCTATAAGCCTTGACATTTCTTTGTTCTTGTTTGTGCAGTTTTACAGAATCGTTGAATGATTACGAGATGAATTGTTTGTCCAtgcagatttattttaaaaaattgaagaCTACATTTGTCTTATTTTTGATCAACTGCAACGTGTAATCATTCTATTTGGTTTAGTCGGAAATGGTTAATGTTACAAGACCTTTTATTTACTACAGCTATTACTAAATGTTATTCATATCCTCACTGAAAGCATTCTTATTAATAGATCTACAATGATAATGTATTACACTTATTTCTTAGATtgtaaaaaggttaaaaaatatatacaaactaaATATAAAATGGCAGACAgttatacaaaaaaatgataGGGTTTTGGTTCGTCTGCTTGTATTTCCACTAAGCCTCATAACTTATTACATGTAAAAGTAACCGCATTAGTTCAGTCGATATCGTTTCCTTTTTAAAtcaaagtacagaaaggctgactaccacaaaacactggatgaaaactgtgcgggaaagatgtttgcaaaatctaaGACATTATGGGGTTTCCATaccaaactaaggcgagcatagggtattgttgtgatgaaccatcttgattaactaGTAAGGTTGTGataggatattacagactatagatggtgaaaaaaatacattgtgtttgcttcattgGAGACATAATTTGTAAGACAAATGACAcataattctcacttgggaatctgaaaccGCAAACattaatatcttacaaaaaagtGAGATTCCGAGAACGTAATTCAATCAACCAACATGggataacggccgaaattcatagtttattcgagaaacctagtttatcaaatgtaaaccatggtttacagtcgatatattaggattaaaaaatcaaatctgaatttcaggcgtgaacatgggtttacggccgtgaacctatatttacgagcgtgaacctgcgtttacgaacgtgaaccccTGTTTACGATCGTGATCCTAGGTTTATGGTCGTggaccatagtttacggacgtgacatgtatgaacattgtccaataattacatgaacccaTGTTCACAGACGAAAAAaactagggctgggacgatttcaaaattttgaaaccggttaatcatttttttttttaaatcgaatcgaaccggttaatcggccgccatattgaaaacgctgttttctttcctgacgaccgaTTCAAGGTACTTCAAGTAGCTGACTTCACTAGAAAGTTACCGACTTAAGTTTGCAAGCAGTGtaataattaataagtcatattttggtgtattttattttacatatatcacgacaggcaaatcCGAGACTATTATGTTCAGTTGATGTTTTTTAGCGGAAATAGACTGCGGATCTATATGTTGATTAAAGAAATGTATAGAGTACGACTTGTGACGtatattgtttgagagcgattaccggttttgcaaaattgaaaccggttttacctagtaatcgaatcggatccgataaactgagtaatcgtcccagttctaaaaaaaaactaggattaacgatgaATA is a window from the Mercenaria mercenaria strain notata chromosome 7, MADL_Memer_1, whole genome shotgun sequence genome containing:
- the LOC123554073 gene encoding uncharacterized protein LOC123554073; this translates as MEEEATSSQIVEVIESSATTVTNMTTQLAVVDKFALELDTVEVKMDRKLEPETFNKKSVNTPTTTTKLFITTNRNQGNVEEVTTKKPTLRTRTPIIKPTPKTSPPKPSRKKKPPADQPVYSWDPCAEYDGMYFPHPTECNMFIQCTNGEIIEQKCTNGLLYHWKQLTCVSR